The Microtus ochrogaster isolate Prairie Vole_2 chromosome 10, MicOch1.0, whole genome shotgun sequence genome contains the following window.
GTCAAAGTACCATGGTGGGCTATGTCCCATCCACCTGACGCCTCCCCTAACATCCTCAGTGCCATCCCAACTGGGGCCTGTCCCACCCTTGTCTGAACTCTCAGTGCCAAGGACTTGatgcagctgccctgctgagGGATCCCCTATAGGTATGAGACACCCCGAGTCAACTCtgcctcagtgatgctggtcttgGCTAATACTTCGGCACGGACCCCTGGGTTCTGTGCTGAGCCAGTGCCTCGGACTGCGTGGGTCCTTCCCTGCATCCCACACCCCCCAGGCTGGGAGGAAAGTTGGATTCTCTGATTTGAGTGCCCTCTGGACAGCCTTGCTTTTGGCTATTTCCCCAGCTGAGACCCAGAGGAAAGCTAATAGTGCCAAATGGGCACTGAACTTGGCAAAGCGGAGGAGGTGGGCCCAGCTCAGCAGCCCCGCTGGGCGCAAACAACTCATGAGAATAGGCCTGCTGTTCAGTCAGAGCCCCTCCTGGCCCCTCCTAGGGCAGGGTTGTGTGAATCCAGCTCTGGGTATGGCTCAGTTCAGTCCCTTCTGCTCAGtccccagaggctgaggcaggacaaggGCTGCATTGGTGGGTCACAGGGCTGTGGGGCCCAGATGCCTAGTAAGAATCGGAACAGTTGGACAAGCGTTGTCACCCTTACGTGATGGTGGGAAGCCTACTGGGTCTGGCCCTGTGACAAGCACCAAGGTCACCAGCTAGAGGGACTCCTGCCTACCCAGTGCCTGGCTCATTCCAGGCTTGGCCACCTACCACAGAAGATGGTGTCTCGACCAATAGCAAAGAAGTACTTTTCCAGCTTGGGCTCACAGCCCAGCTTCTCCACGCGTCCATAGCAACAGTCATGGGCGTGGCAGCACCTGTGGGGTCAGAGTTAACCTGGAGGGACTgggctggaagcagaagctgcTGGGACATCCCCAGGACTCAGAGGGGATGAAAGTGCCCCCAGgacctccttcctcccaggtggcttccccacctcctctccctcctcctccaaggTCCTCCCGCTCACCAATCAGTCTGGTCCACTGGCCAGTTGGAGCCACCTACACCACAGTAGCAGCCGTAGTCATTGTACTGCAGCGCAGACTTCCCCGTCATCCTCTCGATCATCACTCCAAACTGGACCAGGTTCCCGCTAGCCAGGGATGCTACAGCAGAGGAGGCAGGGACCACAGGGTACTTCAGGACCAGTGAGCatcatctgcctgccttggctgccctggtgctgggattcaaggcgtgcaccaccacagcctggctggcaTCAGATATCTTTATTATCTCCCATCTTACTTTTTTGAGAAGGAatctctcaaaaagaaagaaagaaagaaagaaaggaagaaagaaagaaagaaagaaagaaagaaagaaaggaaccttgcctatttggctagactggctagacAGCAACCCAGgaagatctgcctatctctgtgcCCCAGGATTGGGGTTTCAGATGTGTGCCACAACACCTAGCTTTTAGGCGGGTCTCGGGtatttgaacctaggtcctcacaCTTGTCTGTTTTACCAGTTCCTCATTCCTTCCTGCAGCTCCTGGATCTCTCCACGGACTCTTTTAATCTTTCCCCAAAAATCTTCCTTTCCCCAGACCTCAGCCCTGTCTCCCCAGCAGCACTCGGTTCCCCACAAAGATCTCACATGCCCCTGTGCCTGTTTCCCAGCTGGTTCTGCGGACCTCCCCAGATTCCTCCAGacccttctgcttcagctgtggGGAGGTGCCCATTCGAAGCAGGGATGCCAAggcccccactcccttccccattgGGTTCTCCTcagcccacccccacctgccttcTCTCCCAGACACTGATGGCTCAGGCAGCACACATCCCAGGGTCACCGGGTGGCCTCTAGTACTTGGTACCCATGATGCCCTGTGCAGGGCTATGCTCAGGCATCCAGAGAGCTTCCTATTGCCAGCTGGGGCAGGGTGCAGTGAGGAGGTCATGAAGGTCACTtacccaggaggcaaaggaaggccaGGGCAAGGGGCGGTTTCATCCTGGGGGAGGTAAGCAGGGGGCACAGGAGCCTGCTGCGGTGGGAGGAAGTGAGCAGGGCCTCTGATCTCAGGCCACCTCCCAATTAGTTAAATACACAGGTCCTGCCCACTCCCCCATCATTAACCCTTGAGTGCCCAGTGATGCAATAATTCTTCCAGCTTTGACACTTTGGCTaagttcccaggggaggggccaGCTAGACTCTGCCTCCAAGGGGGTGTGGGAACAGGGGTGGGGCAGTCTTGGGGCCATCTTTCCTCCTGCCCATCTCCCGGATCCCCACGTTTCAAATTTACAATCCTTGCTCCCAGTGGTTGTGCCCTGTTTTCCCGAGCTTAATATCGCATCCATTCCCTTTAAACCAACTCAGTGAATGAGACCCAGTGTGGCAGGGGACCCTGAAGCCCTCACAGGGCCAAGCCCCAAGTCTGTCCCATTTCCAAGGCAGAAGagcccctccccatccttccctgaCTGAGATAACTTGACCATTGCTTCTAGTCAACACTCTAGGGCCCCTGACCACAAGGCCTTGGGCAGGTCTTTTCCCTCGCTTGGGACATCAGCAATCCTGTCTGTGTTACAGAGCCAGAGGTATCTATCTGCCTCACCTCCTTCATGGGAACTGGCCCTCACTGAGCATGTGCGGGGCCCCAGGTGAGTCACCCATAAACAAGGCCAAAGCAAAGGGCTTAGGCTTCCATGGTTCCCCTGTTACAGAGGAGGGAACAGATCCATACACCTCAGTAAATGAGGAGCCGCAATATGGACCCAGGCGGTTCTGAAGGACTTACCCAGGGCCAGCACAGTGCTTCTCAGAACACGACTTAGTATAAAGTCAGAGGACTGAGTGTAATACAGCCCAATCTAAGTCTGACTTTTTATTACCAATTACCACAGTTATAAAGTAACTTCCTATActcaattttttctttcagtctggggaTGTGGCTGGGGCACATGACTAAAGccccctcctcccaacttcaAGCCTCAGTTGCTCATTTAGGGCttggagtctgttttctttccctgGTCTTGGTTGGGCCTCACGACAGGGAATCCAGACACCCTGGGCCAGAGGCTCCAGTCTCTGGGGAGCTTCTCCACAGAGTCAGGACGAGGGGGGTTCCCTGGGCTGTGTGATTTGGGATGACAGGTTTTGAACGCAGAAAGGAAGCCCTGTAAATAAGATTGCACACAGggcctcagccccacccccagccctgcccaTGGACTTCCTGCTACTTActatctccacccccaccctgggcccctgggtgctgggagctctGTCCCCATTGCAGAGGTGATGGGGACCAGAGGTGAGTCCAGCTGCCTGGGACACTCTGCAGCCGTGAGTCACTGTCTGCTCAGAGAGGTCCCTTTTCTTGGCATTTCCTTTTGATTTTAATGAGGGCTCTTTTGGCAGCCCCTGGCTTCTGGCCTGGGTCATGAGGCCTCAAACCGTGAGTCATAAGAAGAGCTGCCTTCTAACAACAGGGCAACATGGCTTTCGTCCCTGGCCGGGAAGCGGGGTTGTCAGCAAGATCAGAGCAGGGGAAGAAGGGACTGGTTCTGAGAGAGTTGCTTTTGGGGTACATTTTGAATCCTGGCCCAGACAAGTTGGGGGACTCTGAAAGTTCCTGTAGGTCTGTAGCTGTGGTGAAGGAATCTAGGTtgccttcctggaggaggcacCACGCTGAAGTGCTATGCTGGTGAAGGCTGGACTCGGAGGAGTTCAGACATTCTGGACAGGGTTGGTGCTTGGGCCTCACACCCCTGGCACAATGAGGCAGAAATTACAGCAAAACCAGGCTTTGAATGGTGGCACCTTTGCTTAGAGCTTGAATGACATTGGCTGGTTTTGTCACCTCTCTGCGCCCAGCTTCATCatctataaaaatggaaataatcagACTGAGCTTTCAGGGCTATAAGCCAGCTGAAAAGGAAATGAGACGAAATGGCCTTTTATAGGCAGCTGTGTCCTTCAGGGGAACCCATCCATATTGGGTCCCTTTTTCTCATCCCTCTTTCTTGCCCCCTCTCCTGAGTCCAGAGGAGGCAGCTGCTGTGGGGAGCTGGAGGCACTCAGTCAACCTGGAAAAGGCATGCAGGCAGCCTGTGCATCCAGTGTTTTCATGGGACCACCGTTGCTGCTTGGCAGAGTGGGAGGGTGAAGGGATAGGGTGGTGGGTGGAGGTGTCGGCAGAGAGGTCAGGATAGAGATGTTGAGGGGATAAAGAATTCAGACCCTTAGCACTGATTCTTGCTCTTGGTATAAATCTGCATCTTTGGTGGGGCTGGAAATGTAGCCTCGTTGGTACAATGCTTGCCTGCTGTATGTGAAGCCCTAGCTTTGACCACCTGTTCGGTATGAATTGGGTGTGGGGGCACATTaggaaccccagcactcagaaggcagagacaggacgatCCAAAACTGGTGTTCATCTTTGGGTGCCGAGGAGTTTAagtccagcttgggctacaagtctgagatggctcagttggcaggaGTGCTTGCTGCATTAGcatgaggacccgggttcaaatccccaacatCCACATAGAAAGTCAAGGGTGgctgcacatgcctttaacctcagagGCAGAGTAGGAGAATTGCTGAAGCTTGCCCGCTgcagcctggctccaggttcagtgagagagcctgtctcaagggaGTAAGGGAAAGAGTGGTGGAGCTGGCCtttgatgtcctcctctggcctgagAACTTTCACTGGTGTGTATACTTGCAAGTGCATGTACacagcgtgcacacacacacacacacacgcacacatacatacacctctTTTAGCTCAAAAGTCAATGCAATCATCACCATCAAATCAAAGGCTACAGTTTACTGATTTCCTACAGAGCTGTGAGAGCGGTGTTGCAAGCCCACTATCTGCCGCAGGCTTCTGATGTTTCCTGAGTCTTAAGGACCCTGTGGAGCTCTCTGAACAAAGAGTCTGTGTTTCTCACTTTCCtggttgctatgacaaaatatctgaccAAAGAAGTTTAAGGGGGAAGGGTCTCTTCTGGCTCGCAGTTTGAGGGTGCACAGTCCGTCGCAGCAGGAAGACTGGGGCACAGCACGAAGCAGCTGCTCACatggcatctgcagtcaggaagcagagagagagatgagggtgATGCTCAGCTCCTTTCTGTTCATCCCAGATCTTGGGATGGTGACAGCCACATTCAGGGTGAGGCTCCCTCCTAGTTAGAGATTTCCAGGAGTTTTTTCTGAGACGTATCCAGAAGGGTTTCCATGGTAACCATAAATCCTGTCAaggtgatgatgaagatgaacCATTCACAGCACGGTAAACCTTATCAACATTTCTTCAGTCAGTAAATTAAGCTGAGAGCCTACTCTGTGCTGGGAACACACCAGAGAGTAGAAGCAGGAGGGAGTTCCCTGCTAGTAACAGCCAGAGAAGATTCTGGAAGTTCAGGAACCTTCAGGCCTGCTTGGATCATGGAGCACATTCTATAtccatttctgttcttcctctcctGTTCCTTCTCTGCATTCCTCTTGTGTTTAAGCTGACTTATATGGTTGGAAGATGGTCACCTGTGTGAAAGGGCCtcttgcttcctcctctctgttggaggaaacagagaagacagaccTCCTCCAGTTCTCAGAAGTCTTTGGCTTTGTCCTGTAGACTCAACCTGACTCCATCCTCATTGCAATGGGCAGAGTATGAAAGCTGGTTAACTTGTCTCTCAGGGCCCATCTGGAGTTATATGTGGTCGTGGACTGTCCATTGTGGGTGTTGGGACCCAAACACTTTCAAccaccaagctatctctccagtcatTTCCCCCACTACCCCCCCGCCGGAGACATTTTCTGTAAGCCCTAGGTTCCAATCCACATATCATTCAAGAAGTCAACATACCAAGAATGGCTCAGGCAGCATCCTGCCAATCAAACCCGTACAAATCCGAATTCTTTTATCCGAAGAGAAATGGTGAGCACAGGAAGAAGTGCCAGCAGGAGGCAATGCAAACGCTGGGCTAGTGATAGAGCTCGGtcatagagcacttgcctaacaggTTAACAGTCCTGGCCTTTGGAGTCCCCACTACCAAAACAGAGGCAgtagaagagggggctggagagatggctcatcagttaagagagtttgctgttcttctagagagctcaaatttggttcccagcacatgttgagtagctcacaaccacctgtaatttcagaTTGGACGATGACCAAAGAGACTGTTCTGGAGAGTGGACAATGGTCAAAGAGACCACTGTCCTGACCTACATGCTATTTTCTTCTCCTTGgggagtttatttttaattacatgtgtatgtctatgtacgaGTATGTCTGTGGGGGGCTATGTACAGGGTGCAGTGCCTATAgtggctagaagagggtgtcagatcccccagagctAGGATTACGGGAGTTTGTGAATtgattgatgtgggtgctgaaaaccaaactcaggttccctgCAAGAACAGCgagctctgggggctggagagatggctcagaggttaagaacattgcctgctcttccaaaggtcctgagttcaattcccaggaaccacatggtggctcacaaccatctgcaatggggtctggtgccctcttctggcctgcaggcatacacacagacagaatattgtatacataataaataaataaataaataaataaataaataaataaataaataaataaaaaaaaaaaagaacagcgaGCTCTCTTATCTCGGACCCAAAGTCACTAGCATAGGCCTGCTTCCTGAGCAGGGTTTTCTCTCTTGGTGATTGACAAGCCTCTTTGGGTTAACACTTAAGGGAGGGGACAATGACCTGCCCCTGTTCTTCATCTGAAAGCCTCCTGCCAGGTGGTAGTCTCAGGATCTTCCTGGCAGTTCAGAAAGTCTCCACCCAGGACCATACAGCTCAGATTCCATTTTGCCGATAAGAAAATCACACCACAAAACATATTTATTCAAattaaaggaagacaaaaattaaataaacacagaaaaaacagccaggcatgggGCTGGGTGATGGTTCAGAGGGCAAACTGATTGCTGAGCAAGCACagggaccagagtttgattccctaGCACTTTCTTATAAGCAGACATGGAGCCGCatgactgtaaccccagcactagggatgggGAGACAGGTGAATTCCAGGGCTGgcaggccagccagtctagctgaactggtgagctccaggttcactgagagactgaccctgtctcaaaaactaaggtggaagaTCTATTGAAGGCAACATCACGACTGTAGTGTgcaggccgcttgtttgttcccggctgctcagtcccaaaccacacagaaactgtattaattaaatcactgattggcccattagctctagcttcttattggctaactcttgtatcttaatttaacccatttctattaatctctgtatcaccatgtggctgtgacttactggcaagcTTCCATcctgcgtctgtctctggtgaggcCGCAAGGCTTCTCCCTGgccatgtcttctttctcccagcattcagttttccccacccttagctctgttctgcctgctctgctataggctcaaaatagttaaccattggtattcacagcatacacaggggaatcccacatcacatgacaTCAACTCTGGCCTCTACGTGTGATGGCACGGTTAGCATGCGTGTGCAAGCgcctgtgcatgtgagtgtgtgtgtgtgtgtgtgtgtgtgtgcatgtgtgtacgcatgcacaTGAAGTTAGGACTTCCTAGGATGCTATGGTCGTTCTTGAATGGGTCTCAGCAAAGCCCCGCTACctccactttctttcctcttgtccGGTATGTAATCTGTAGTTACCCTTtcacacagaattttaaatttcagtaACTGTCATGAGCATGGTCCGCTAGAAACAGATGGGCACGTCTTTATCTTTCCATAATGTCTGAATTTATCAAATGTGCTGGTTTCATTGGGCTGTGGCTTATCAAGTAGTCCTGATGTTCCTAGAAAGCATGACTGTTGGTAATCACAGGTCCTTTTTATTACAATCCTGGTAATTAATATTAACTCAGAACACACAGTACATGTTACACATTTGAATAGTGTATAAGTATGTGTTTAGAAATAGGCATATtacatatatcttatatatacacatacatgcgtTACAGAAAGAGGCCttactggaggcagaggctgagagcCGCTGCAGGAGGATGATGGATATTAATACGTCTAAGTGGAGAACTTCTGGGAACTAGGCAGAGTTGACCTGGGGGTCCTGAGTTGCTGGGTCTGACCAAACCTGATCAACAggatgggagcagggaggggaggtgCAATTTTGTCTGGGTGGATAGGGATAGACGGATGAACATACAGATGGCAGTGGGATCAGGTCACATCAAGCATTGGGTACCCACAGTCTGTGCTGAGCTGAAGCCCCTGAGACAGTTGGAGGTTCCCTGTCTATTggtccttacacacacacatgcgcacgcgcgcgcgcgcacacacacacacacacacacacacacacacacacaccaggaagctGAATGACAGGTTGGCAGAGCCATTGCTATTGTAGTATTAGGTGTTCTTCTTTTTAtggggtccagaagagggtgtcgtgCCCTCTGTTGGTTTCGTGTGTTTGGTCAGTTTCTCATACGGGTTTAATACATTCTCATACCCATGTGTTCTCAATAAACTTTGGTGCGTGTATAGTTgggtatagtgatatttcatttgtattttaataaataaagctttcatgGAGatgagagagtaaaacagccccgctggtcagctttacagaccaggcagtggtgacatacacctttaatcccagtaatcacacaagtttgccatagaaactgggtggtgcatgcctttaattccagtcctggagaagaatataaaacgagaggaaacagctctcagacacagtctcattctgagattcctggaggcaggatttccATTTCcgactgaggtagaggtaggagatagtggctggctgttttgcttttctgactttcaggttgaaccctaatttctgtctctgggtttttattaaccatgctgCAGGTGGGGCTTTCTTAACCTTTGGAAACAAGTTTTTATCTGTCGATGTCTCCCGGGTGGTGTTGAACTGGGTGGTGTCTGCGTGCCCACAACACAGTCACCTGCTCCTGGATTCTAGCTCAAATAGGAACTAAATGCTGCCCAACAGCTGCTCGTTCACTCGGTATGGATGCACTGAGAACAGGACTCGGTGTGTCTCCACCGAGCTCAGCAGTGACGTGCCCTCCTCTTTTCACATGTCAGGCCTAAGGAGAAGCAAACTCTAAGGAGAAGGGATTACAACATCTCCCCTTAGGGTGAGTGGCAGCAGAACACAGGAGGTGGGGCGGATTATGAGGGAGGGATTTTTCCTCAAGGACCCCCAACCCTGATCATTTTCAACTGACTATCGTAAGAGGCAAGGAAGAGGTGGAGATGAAATTCTGCAGTCCGtaagttaaaatgttttcttaaattagTTGGGTGATGGGGCTGAGCAGCTAAGatgcggaggacctgggttcagttcccagcacccacactgggtggcttccgctgcctgtaactttagttccctggagatctgatgccctcttctggtcctttCAGGTACTGTATGGaggtggtgcacatacatacactcagggcAACACATAAGAATATATCATaaagataaagaataaattaGTTGGATGAGGTGACATGATCTTTCAGATCTGGGTTAACAGGAGATGGACTGTTACCTTCATCAAGAAGCTTCCTAAATGgagagcaaaaataaaatggGCAAAGAAGTCTCCAGAAGTGGCCATAGTATAGGAAACACTATGTAAGCTTCCATAGCAATGCAACATAACTTCATATGGTGCAACtatgaaaaaaaactaaattccCTTAAATCAAGGGGTGTTGGTACTTATGGCACTGAAAGCAAAATCTAACTATTGCTTTGAAGATCACAGACAGAGAGCTGTGTCCATGATGAACAAAGTCTCCACAAACCAAGGTGGAGGCTTGAGGCCTGTTGGTTAAACCCCACAGGCGCAAACCCAAAGGCCACAGTCACTCTGCAATGGTGAAGGACACATGGCAGTCCTAGAGAGTTCCCATAGCCAGGAGCTCACTGTGCTCAGGAACAGCTGCCACAGGAGAAAGGACACCTTACAAACGATACAGAAATGGGACCGCAAAATGTggtagtggaaggagaaaataaaaaaaaaaattgccaagtgttttttatttttaagatgtaccTGGCCCCCGTGACTTCACTGGAGACTTTTTCAAACGTTGGGAAGAGAGGGAAACTGGAAGTAGGCATTCATGCTGTAGCAAGGGATGCATGGTtattgtttgcattttattttttttaaattttgtgtgtttgtgttgttttgaatCCAGGTCGCATGCCTcccagactgtcctagaactcaatgtATCAAcagggatgactttgaacttctg
Protein-coding sequences here:
- the Pla2g2e gene encoding group IIE secretory phospholipase A2, which gives rise to MKPPLALAFLCLLASLASGNLVQFGVMIERMTGKSALQYNDYGCYCGVGGSNWPVDQTDWCCHAHDCCYGRVEKLGCEPKLEKYFFAIGRDTIFCAGRTTCQRQTCECDKRAALCFRHNLGTYNRKYAHYPNKLCTGPTPPC